From Achromobacter spanius, a single genomic window includes:
- a CDS encoding RidA family protein: protein MSRIVVNPDTVFNSVQYGFSQAVIVTGQRRMLLSGQVGVDANEKTVGPGLQVQTEAALDNIERVLAAGGGNLSQVIMLRIYICDSVSTEQEVVAQALRDRFKVDPPPSSWIIVSGLSLPEWLIEIEAEAMLD from the coding sequence ATGTCCCGAATCGTCGTCAATCCCGATACGGTCTTCAATTCCGTGCAGTACGGTTTTAGCCAGGCGGTCATCGTGACCGGCCAGCGCCGCATGCTGCTGTCCGGCCAGGTTGGCGTGGACGCCAACGAAAAGACGGTCGGTCCGGGGCTGCAGGTGCAGACCGAGGCCGCGCTGGACAATATCGAACGGGTGCTGGCAGCGGGCGGCGGCAACCTGTCGCAGGTCATCATGCTGCGCATCTACATCTGCGACTCGGTAAGTACCGAACAGGAAGTCGTGGCACAGGCGCTGCGGGACCGCTTCAAGGTGGATCCGCCGCCGTCCTCCTGGATCATCGTCAGCGGGTTGTCGCTGCCGGAATGGCTGATCGAGATCGAAGCGGAAGCGATGCTGGATTAA